In Chloroflexota bacterium, the following proteins share a genomic window:
- a CDS encoding ABC transporter permease, producing MDFYDSARTAHPLVEELRALIAYRELVVQFILRSVKTRYKRSLLGVVWTLLNPLLTMLVLTVVFSQLFRIQIANFPVYVLSGQLVWIFFSSTTSAAMGEMLWSGELLKRIYVPKSVFAVAAIGTGLVNLLVSLLPLLAIALILGVRLTPALLVWPLAVLLLAIFSLGLGLLLAAATVYFADMLPVFNVLLTIWLYATPVIYPPEIIPLQWRWMIRYNPLYYLVEIFRQPLLDGMVPGWDFWLPALGFALGILLCGGLFFTSKADEYAYRL from the coding sequence ATGGATTTTTACGACTCAGCCCGTACCGCGCACCCGTTAGTTGAAGAACTTCGCGCCCTGATTGCCTACCGCGAATTGGTGGTGCAGTTCATCTTGCGATCGGTGAAGACGCGCTACAAACGTTCGCTTTTGGGTGTGGTGTGGACACTGCTCAATCCGCTGCTGACGATGCTCGTACTTACGGTGGTTTTCTCGCAGTTGTTTCGCATCCAGATTGCCAATTTCCCCGTGTATGTTCTCAGCGGACAACTCGTGTGGATTTTCTTCTCTAGCACGACCAGCGCGGCGATGGGTGAGATGTTATGGAGCGGCGAATTGCTCAAGCGCATCTACGTGCCCAAATCGGTTTTTGCTGTGGCTGCCATCGGCACGGGTTTGGTCAATCTGCTGGTTTCGCTATTGCCCCTGCTGGCGATTGCCCTAATATTGGGCGTGCGTCTCACTCCGGCGTTGCTGGTTTGGCCGCTGGCGGTGCTGCTACTGGCTATATTCTCGCTCGGACTGGGGTTGCTGCTGGCCGCGGCCACAGTCTATTTTGCTGATATGCTGCCGGTTTTCAATGTCTTGTTGACGATCTGGCTCTACGCCACGCCGGTAATATATCCGCCGGAGATTATCCCGCTGCAGTGGCGTTGGATGATTCGATATAACCCGCTGTATTATTTGGTGGAAATTTTCCGCCAACCGCTGCTGGATGGTATGGTGCCGGGCTGGGATTTCTGGCTCCCGGCTTTGGGATTCGCCCTGGGGATATTATTATGTGGGGGGCTGTTTTTTACCTCGAAGGCAGATGAATATGCCTATCGCCTTTAA
- a CDS encoding ABC transporter ATP-binding protein, protein MIKLENISIQYRLPRERLSGIKEYTIRWAQGRLQYQEFWALRDINLEIERGESFGVIGRNGAGKSTLLKVMARVLKPTRGRVVMRGRTAPLLELGAGFHPELTGRENVFLNGALIGLPRKEITTQFDAIVDFAEIDEFIDAPLRTYSTGMVARLGFAVATSIRPQILLIDEVLSVGDTAFQEKCLARMRAFQSQGTTIVLVSHSMGRVQEFCQRALWLSGGQVAALGDVAGVVELYLSATKDIL, encoded by the coding sequence ATGATAAAACTTGAAAATATCTCCATTCAATACCGCCTGCCGCGTGAACGGCTCTCTGGCATTAAAGAATACACCATCCGCTGGGCACAAGGACGCTTGCAGTATCAGGAATTTTGGGCGTTGCGTGACATTAACCTGGAAATTGAGCGCGGCGAAAGTTTTGGCGTTATCGGCCGCAATGGAGCCGGGAAGAGTACGCTGCTCAAGGTGATGGCACGCGTTTTGAAGCCTACGCGGGGACGTGTGGTGATGCGTGGACGCACCGCTCCGCTGCTTGAACTGGGGGCCGGATTCCACCCAGAATTGACCGGTCGCGAAAACGTTTTTCTCAACGGCGCGCTGATTGGCCTGCCGCGTAAAGAAATTACCACCCAATTCGATGCCATTGTGGATTTCGCCGAAATTGATGAATTCATTGATGCGCCCCTGCGCACTTATTCCACCGGGATGGTGGCGCGCCTGGGCTTCGCCGTGGCGACCAGCATCCGTCCGCAGATTTTGCTGATTGATGAAGTGCTTTCTGTGGGCGATACGGCCTTTCAGGAGAAATGTCTGGCGCGTATGCGCGCTTTCCAGTCTCAGGGCACCACGATTGTACTCGTTTCGCATAGCATGGGGCGCGTGCAGGAATTTTGTCAGCGGGCCTTGTGGCTGTCAGGTGGGCAAGTGGCGGCGCTGGGGGATGTGGCTGGGGTTGTGGAGTTGTACTTATCGGCTACAAAGGATATTTTATGA
- a CDS encoding glycosyltransferase family 4 protein: MENVMSVVFCRSNPIAPDPRVEKSAATLMEAGYRVTLLGWDRSAALPRREIISGADCIRLPIQAQFGHGLGNFAPLLRWQWGLLRWLIQNRCAYDSIHACDFDTVLPALACKALFGKRVVYDIFDFYADHLRATPGWVKALIRALDLWAIRFVDALIVADESRWAQIGERVPANRAVVLNTPIDTFSSFNHNTLKGTGGHQEHKEKKALSDSSCPSWLNLIYVGLLQIERGLLDVLAVLADHPEWYLDLAGFGGDEDQILALSEELPNVTWHGRIPYERALALTAAADVVLALYDPALANHRCASPNKLFEAMMQGKPVIVAADTNIDRIVQAENCGLVVEYGHRQELVKALERLQLDNVLYAEFADNARRAYERTYNWRTMSARLLRLYQQLR, translated from the coding sequence ATGGAGAATGTAATGAGCGTCGTTTTTTGCCGCTCTAACCCCATCGCACCCGACCCGCGGGTGGAGAAGTCTGCTGCCACGTTGATGGAGGCTGGCTACCGCGTCACCCTGTTGGGCTGGGATCGTAGCGCAGCCTTGCCGCGGCGGGAGATCATCTCCGGCGCTGATTGCATTCGCCTGCCGATCCAGGCGCAGTTTGGGCATGGCCTGGGCAATTTTGCCCCGCTGCTGCGCTGGCAATGGGGGCTTTTGCGCTGGCTGATACAAAATCGCTGCGCCTACGATAGTATTCACGCCTGCGATTTTGATACCGTGTTGCCCGCGTTGGCCTGTAAAGCTCTTTTCGGCAAGCGCGTCGTCTATGATATATTCGATTTCTACGCCGATCATCTGCGCGCCACGCCGGGCTGGGTGAAAGCACTCATCCGTGCGCTGGATTTGTGGGCTATTCGTTTCGTAGATGCGCTGATTGTTGCAGACGAATCCCGCTGGGCGCAGATTGGGGAGCGAGTTCCCGCGAATCGGGCAGTAGTTTTAAATACGCCAATAGATACTTTTAGCAGTTTTAACCACAATACCCTTAAGGGTACAGGTGGACACCAAGAACACAAAGAAAAAAAAGCCCTAAGTGATTCTTCGTGCCCTTCGTGGTTAAATCTCATATATGTCGGCCTCCTGCAAATCGAGCGCGGCTTGTTGGATGTGTTAGCTGTGTTGGCCGATCACCCTGAATGGTATTTGGATTTAGCCGGGTTTGGCGGCGATGAAGATCAAATATTGGCGTTGTCTGAGGAACTTCCCAACGTCACCTGGCATGGGCGTATCCCATATGAGCGTGCTTTAGCCCTTACCGCCGCTGCCGATGTGGTTTTGGCTCTCTACGACCCGGCACTGGCGAATCATCGTTGTGCCAGCCCTAACAAACTCTTCGAGGCAATGATGCAGGGCAAACCAGTTATCGTCGCCGCAGATACGAATATTGACCGTATTGTGCAGGCTGAAAATTGCGGCCTGGTTGTTGAATATGGGCATCGACAAGAGCTTGTTAAAGCGTTGGAACGTTTGCAGCTCGATAATGTTTTGTACGCCGAATTCGCCGATAACGCCCGGCGCGCCTACGAACGAACCTACAACTGGCGTACGATGTCGGCCCGCCTTTTGCGACTTTACCAACAATTGCGATAA
- a CDS encoding glycosyltransferase family 4 protein, translating to MPKIILAANTDWYLYNFRYALIHQLREQGFDVSLVSPPGDFAVRLQDAGFRWQPWILRRRSIAPWMELISLLDLVRIYRREQPDLVHHHTIKAVLYGSFAAGWAGIPGVVNSISGRGYVFQGGDWLARSLRLMVSPLYRRVMQKNAAAVIFENQADRDYFSEQRFTPPSRAWLIEGVGTDPQRFAPTSEPHGPVIVLMAARTLWDKGVGIFVEAARILRERLKVRMVLVGGPDPGNPASLTPNMLRAWHREGIIEWWGWQHDMERIYAQAHLIALPTMYGEGVPTALIEAAACGRPIIASDIPGCRSVLQHEHNGLLVPPNDPYTLAWAIEELVLDPARRMKMGAAGRQVVLERFTHEKINCATLQVYQHVLEAIKIG from the coding sequence ATGCCCAAAATCATCCTCGCCGCCAACACCGACTGGTATCTATACAATTTCCGTTACGCGCTGATTCACCAACTGCGGGAACAAGGCTTTGACGTTTCGCTGGTATCCCCCCCGGGGGATTTCGCAGTTCGCCTTCAGGATGCAGGTTTCCGCTGGCAGCCGTGGATTCTGCGCCGCCGCAGCATAGCTCCCTGGATGGAATTGATTTCGTTGCTCGATTTGGTGCGGATTTACCGCCGCGAGCAGCCCGATCTGGTGCATCATCACACCATCAAAGCGGTTTTGTACGGCTCTTTCGCCGCGGGGTGGGCCGGCATCCCCGGTGTGGTCAACTCGATTTCGGGCCGCGGCTATGTTTTTCAAGGAGGCGATTGGCTTGCCCGCAGTCTGCGGTTAATGGTCAGTCCCCTTTATCGGCGCGTTATGCAAAAAAACGCTGCTGCGGTAATTTTCGAGAATCAGGCCGATCGAGATTATTTTTCCGAGCAAAGATTTACCCCCCCATCACGCGCTTGGCTAATTGAAGGCGTCGGCACAGACCCGCAGCGCTTTGCCCCCACATCCGAGCCGCACGGCCCAGTGATTGTACTGATGGCGGCGCGCACACTTTGGGATAAAGGCGTGGGCATTTTCGTCGAAGCCGCGCGCATTTTACGAGAGCGCTTGAAGGTGCGTATGGTGCTGGTTGGTGGGCCAGACCCTGGCAATCCGGCCTCGTTGACGCCCAATATGCTGCGCGCCTGGCACCGCGAGGGCATCATCGAATGGTGGGGCTGGCAGCATGATATGGAGCGCATTTATGCCCAGGCACATCTTATTGCTCTGCCGACCATGTACGGCGAAGGTGTGCCTACCGCTCTGATTGAGGCTGCTGCCTGTGGACGTCCTATCATTGCCAGTGATATTCCTGGCTGCCGCTCTGTGCTTCAGCATGAGCACAATGGTCTGCTCGTGCCGCCGAATGACCCTTATACTCTGGCCTGGGCTATCGAAGAGTTGGTTTTAGACCCGGCCCGGCGTATGAAAATGGGCGCAGCCGGGCGGCAGGTGGTGCTGGAACGCTTCACCCATGAGAAAATTAACTGTGCCACTTTGCAGGTTTATCAGCACGTGTTAGAAGCGATCAAAATCGGGTAA